A window from Schistocerca gregaria isolate iqSchGreg1 chromosome 8, iqSchGreg1.2, whole genome shotgun sequence encodes these proteins:
- the LOC126285081 gene encoding odorant receptor Or2-like has translation MRTGQRDQRFSPLSWADSGRSVLSLNIRHLWLFGLWPLHDFWPFYLYTACGLLLGFWNAVEGALAAYFSWGDMDDTTLALLTAITQGCGALKMVVFLHTRRHFGALVRRLDALVSQQSEACGGGSVPAAILRASRRRARRATLGTLLFMLSQCFVWYPIPLVAHAEERRLPFAQHPWDGNTHHYALSYFAQCAAGLLMTQISFGVDCLFASAMILVAAQLQILAVRLKEMAVVSSIPCKGKTAYFEEDLLTKGTDQMYNSLRICIEEHQKILRFVTHLQNTMSPMAIMQFGASVFVICFALFQATYSKDFSSALKCTSFLPVPCTQVYLYCWAANEVTIQAEAVSLAAYSSSWVETSPRFKLALRILISRAQKPLILTAGHLYRIDKEAFLSLVNASYSYYALLSQTTNR, from the exons ATGCGGACCGGACAGAGAGACCAGAGGTTTTCACCCCTCTCGTGGGCAGACAGTGGGCGCTCCGTCCTGAGTCTGAACATCCGCCACCTGTGGCTGTTCGGACTGTGGCCACTGCACGACTTCTGGCCCTTCTACCTGTACACCGCCTGCGGCCTCCTGCTGGGCTTCTGGAACGCCGTGGAAGGGGCGCTGGCCGCGTACTTCTCCTGGGGAGACATGGACGACACGACGCTGGCGCTGCTCACCGCCATCACGCAGGGCTGCGGCGCCCTCAAAATGGTCGTCTTCCTGCACACCAGGCGCCACTTCGGGGCGCTGGTGCGCCGTCTGGACGCCCTCGTGTCGCAGCAGAGCGAGGCCTGCGGCGGCGGCTCCGTGCCGGCGGCCATCCTGCGCGCCTCGCGGAGGCGGGCGCGCCGCGCCACGCTGGGCACGCTGCTTTTCATGCTGTCGCAGTGCTTCGTGTGGTACCCCATACCGCTGGTGGCGCACGCGGAAGAGCGCCGGCTGCCGTTCGCGCAGCACCCCTGGGACGGCAACACACACCACTACGCGCTGTCCTACTTCGCCCAGTGCGCCGCCGGCCTGCTCATGACGCAGATCAGCTTCGGCGTCGACTGCCTCTTCGCGTCGGCCATGATCCTTGTGGCTGCCCAGCTTCAGATCCTAGCCGTGCGCCTCAAAGAGATGGCGGTCGTGTCCAGTATCCCGTGTAAGGGAAAGACCGCATACTTTGAGGAAGACCTGCTGACGAAAGGCACCGACCAAATGTACAACTCGCTGCGCATTTGCATAGAAGAACATCAGAAAATCTTACG GTTTGTCACTCATCTGCAGAACACAATGAGTCCCATGGCAATAATGCAATTCGGAGCCAGTGTTTTTGTCATATGCTTTGCATTATTTCAAGCAACATAT AGCAAGGACTTCAGCTCAGCACTGAAGTGCACATCCTTTCTTCCCGTTCCGTGTACACAAGTCTACCTCTACTGCTGGGCAGCTAACGAGGTAACTATACAA GCGGAGGCAGTGTCACTGGCGGCCTACAGCTCCTCATGGGTGGAGACCAGTCCCCGTTTCAAGCTCGCCTTGAGGATTCTCatcagtcgtgcccagaagccgttGATTCTCACCGCTGGGCATCTGTACCGCATCGACAAAGAAGCCTTTCTTTCG CTTGTGAATGCTTCATATTCTTACTATGCTTTACTGAGCCAAACAACCAACCGGTAA